The Solibacillus isronensis genomic sequence TAGTAATGAGAGAAACAATATAAAGGGGCTTGAACAAATGAAAATTAGAGAAATGAAGCAAGAGGAAATTCAGGCAGTGCGTGTATTGCGTGTAAAAGGATATGGGGAATACGAACAGCACGTTTCACCAGAACACTGGGGTGTATTAAAAACCAGTCTGCTTTCGGATAACGACATTAAAAATAATGCCCAGATTTTCGTGGCCGAAACCGATGGAGCTATTGTCGGCAGCATCGTATTATTTCCTGCCTCCACTCAAGCCTATGACTGGACGGATGATGTGCAGGAATTTCCAGAGATTCGCATGCTTTCTGTAGATCCTGATATTAGGGGGAAAGGCATCGGTCGGGCGTTAGTTGTTCATTGCCTAGAATTAGCGAAAGCAACAGGTTCCGAACAGATTGGACTCCATACAGCTTCATTCATGACAAAAGCATCTGCTCTTTATGAAAGTATGGGCTTCCAACGTGTTCCAGAACGCGACTTGGAACCATTGAATGACGGAATCATTGTGAAAGGCTATCAGCTCAACCTTCTTAGCTAATTGATTCAGTGGTGCGAATGGATTTTCCAATTCAATCTACATCAATTAGTGCCTCGTATGGATATGTTAACCGTCAAGGGAAAAATATAAATTCCAAGTAGAGGTTTTCGTCACTCCCTCCATATAAAAGCAAAAAAACATCCACTTTTCTCCCCCCAGAGGAAAATGGATGTTTTTCAATTTGCCCCGGCGACTTCTTCAACTCACTAATCACTGCTTTTCCAATACCTTTCGTTCAATCAGTTCAACGCCTTTATACATAATCGTTGCCAATACAATAATGATGAGAAGCGCCAAGAATACTAACGTAAAGTTAAACACTTGGAACCCGGAAATAATCAGATAACCAAGACCGCTTGATGATACTAAAAACTCTCCGACAATAACCCCAACCCATGACAAGCCGACATTCACCTTTAAAGTAGAGATAATCGTCGGGGTAGAGGCAGGAAGAATAACATGCCGGAATGTTTCATATTTGGATGCCCGGAAAAGCTGCATTACCTTAATATAGTTTTCGTTTACTTGCTGAAAAGCTGAAAAAATAACGATGGTCGAAATAATAACTGAAATGAGCACACCCATTACTAGAACTGCAAGCATATTCGGTCCGAAAACAACGAGAATCATCGGTCCGATCGCTACTTTAGGCATTGCATTTAATACGACAAGATAGGGGTCCATTACATTGGCAAATGTTTTGGAAGACCATAAGGAAATCGCAAGCAATGTCCCAAGAAGAGTCCCTAATATAAAGCCAACAACGGTTTCGAACAATGTAATCGCAATATGCGGGAATAAGGTGCCGTCCGTTATTTTTGTGATAAATAGGCTCCCAACCGCACGTGGACTACTGAAAATGAGCGGATCCAGTATGCGGAAATGTGTCGTAATCTCCCAAAATAGAAGAAGACCGACAAGGAGCAGTATTTGGAAAGAGAAAATTTTGCGTTTTTCACGTCGCCGTTTCTCATTATATTGCTGCTGCAGCTGTTCAATATTCATCCGAATCAAGCTCCTTCCATATTTCCTGGAATAGTACTTGGAAAGCAGGGGCATTTCTTGCTTCGAATGGTGTTAGTTCACGAACTTCCTGTGGGATGATGAAGCTTTTCACAATAGATCCCGGACGAGGGCTAAAGATAAATACTTTATCACTCATCGCGATGGCTTCGCTAATATCATGCGTTACTAAAATAGTAGTCGTTGAAAATTGTTTCAATGTATCCGATACAAAGTTTTCAAGTGATAGTTTGGATCGGAAATCGAGTGCAGAAAACGGTTCATCAAGCAAAAGTAATGTTGGTTTCACGGCGAGTGTACGGGCAAGCGCAATACGTTGGCGCATTCCCCCTGAAAGCTGCGGCGGATAAAGCTTTTTCGTATGGGCCAATTCGAATTGTTCGAGCAATTCATCAACAATCGAGTGATCTTCTTCTTTTTTTAGCAGTTTCAAACCGAGTGCGACATTGTCTTCAATTGTTTTCCATGGAAACAAAAAATCCTGCTGAAGCATATAGCCGATTTCAACATCCGATTCAGCAAAATCAATCGAACCGGTTGTTGGTTTTAATAAGCCTGCCAGTAATGAGAGCAGTGTGGATTTCCCACAGCCGCTCGGACCTAAAAAGGAGACAAATTCTCCTGAATTAACTGTAAAATTTACATCTTCAAGAGCTGTTGCGACTTGCTGTTCTTTAAAGAAATGATGGGTAACATTTTTCACTTCCAAATAAGTCATTTACTTCACAACCGCATCTGCAAATGACCGGTTTACTAAATCTTTGTATGCTGGCTCAAACTCCAGTACGCCTGCTTCGGTCATTACATCAAGTAGATTTTGGAATTCCTCTTCATCGATAATCGGATCTTTTGCAAAAGACTCCTGATCACGGTAACGCGTCACAACCTGCTCAATAATTTTTTGGTCTGTATCTTCAAAGTAAGGAGCAATCGCTTTTGCCACGTCAGCACTCGATGCTTCGTAAACCCACTTTTGTGCTTTATAAAGGGCCTTCGTAAAGCTATCCATCATTTCTTTTTCAGAGAATGTACTTTCTTTCGCCATAAATACCGTATATGGAATGGCGCCAAGCTCTTCGCCGAATGAAGCGACGATTTTTCCGATGCCTTGCAGTTCAAAAATACTTGCAGTCGGTTCGAAAAGTTGTACATAATCACCTGTACCTGAAGCAAAGGCGTTCGCAATATTAGCAAAATCGATATTTTGAATCAAAGTTAAATCGTTTTGTGGATCAATCCCTTGTTTTTTCAGCACAAATTCGCCGGCCATTTGCGGCATTCCACCAACACGCTGACCTAAAAATGTGCTGCCTTTTAAACCATCCCAGCTAAAGTCAACATTCTGATCACGCGCGACTAAAAATGTTCCGTCTGTTTGCGTAAGCTGTGCAAAGTTAATTACTTTATCGTTCGGATTTTGCCCTGATACATAAACCGACGTTTCAGCTCCAATTAAGGCAATATCAATGCCATCCGATAAAAGCGCGGTCATCGTTTTGTCTCCACCAGGGATAGTTGACAGTTGAATCGATAAACCTTCATCTTCAAAAAAGCCTTCTTCAATCGCTGCATAAAGAGGAGCGTAGAAAATAGAACGGGTTACTTCGCCTACTTTTACTTCCTGTAAATCCTTCTGTCCACAGCCGACCAACAACAATAAAAGCCCAACGAAAAGGGCGGTTCTAAGCCATTTCATTTGGTCATCCTTTTCTCTAATAGTGTTGTTGTATCGTATGCAGTAAAGGGGTGAGAGGTGTTACTTCCATATTTCCATTTCACCATGCAAGGCGGTCATGGTACGATAAAGATAACTATTTAGTAAGGTGGAGAATGTTATGGATTTAAATCATCTGAAAGGACAGCTTGCAAAACCGCAGCCTCTGTTTTTAGGGGAAGACACTGCTTTTCGATCGGCCGTGCTCATCCCGCTTGTAAAAAAACAGGGCGAGTGGCATATTTTGTTTGAGGTGCGTGCGTTAACAATGCGCAAACAACCTGGCGATATTAGCTTTCCGGGCGGAAAAATTGATGAGACGGATGAATCGCCGCTCGCTGCAGCGCTTCGGGAAACACATGAAGAGCTCGGAATCGATCAACAGTCGATTGAACTAATAGGCAATCTCAGTCCATTTGTTATATCACCGGCTTTTGTTGTCTATCCGTTCATCGGAATCATCGAGCAGTCGGAACTGAACACATTTAATAAGGATGAAGTCGAAGAACTGTTTACAGTCCCGTTAAACTGGTTGCTGACGCATGAGCCGTATGTGCATTATGTTCCGGTTGAACCGAAGCCTCCGATTGATTTTCCGTATGATAAAATTGCGAACGGCGAAAATTACGAGTGGCGTTCAAGCCGGATGGAAGAATGGTTTTATGAATATGGAAAGTACACAATTTGGGGTTTAACCGCACGATTGTTAAAGCACTTTATTGAAAAATTAAAATAAAAATTTAGGTGTCTTCCTATTACCGGGGAGACGCCTTTTCCTTTGATTGCCTTAGATCATTAATAGTTTTGATGAGGCGGGAAAATATATAAATCCTATGTTAAAATCAGTGTATTGTTCTAATATTGACACGTAGAAAATGAAGAATCGTATATAGCTTAAATAAAGCGGTACAAAGAACAGGGAATCATAACAAACATAGAATCAGGAGGCATTTATGAAAGGGAAAAAGATGTTATATATAGGAGTTGTAGTGGCGATTGTGATTGCTACAGCTTTAGATATTGCGTTTAAAGGATTAGGTTATCAACTGCTGCAAAAAATAATTTCATAAGTCCGTAGTCACCCGTCGCATATTAAAAGCGGCGGGTTTTAATAAAAAAAGCAAACCTTTTAAGAAAGGCTTGCTTGAAAATCTACAAATTATAAAGCTGCGTATATTTA encodes the following:
- a CDS encoding ABC transporter ATP-binding protein, producing MTYLEVKNVTHHFFKEQQVATALEDVNFTVNSGEFVSFLGPSGCGKSTLLSLLAGLLKPTTGSIDFAESDVEIGYMLQQDFLFPWKTIEDNVALGLKLLKKEEDHSIVDELLEQFELAHTKKLYPPQLSGGMRQRIALARTLAVKPTLLLLDEPFSALDFRSKLSLENFVSDTLKQFSTTTILVTHDISEAIAMSDKVFIFSPRPGSIVKSFIIPQEVRELTPFEARNAPAFQVLFQEIWKELDSDEY
- a CDS encoding NUDIX hydrolase translates to MDLNHLKGQLAKPQPLFLGEDTAFRSAVLIPLVKKQGEWHILFEVRALTMRKQPGDISFPGGKIDETDESPLAAALRETHEELGIDQQSIELIGNLSPFVISPAFVVYPFIGIIEQSELNTFNKDEVEELFTVPLNWLLTHEPYVHYVPVEPKPPIDFPYDKIANGENYEWRSSRMEEWFYEYGKYTIWGLTARLLKHFIEKLK
- a CDS encoding GNAT family N-acetyltransferase, which translates into the protein MKIREMKQEEIQAVRVLRVKGYGEYEQHVSPEHWGVLKTSLLSDNDIKNNAQIFVAETDGAIVGSIVLFPASTQAYDWTDDVQEFPEIRMLSVDPDIRGKGIGRALVVHCLELAKATGSEQIGLHTASFMTKASALYESMGFQRVPERDLEPLNDGIIVKGYQLNLLS
- a CDS encoding ABC transporter permease — protein: MNIEQLQQQYNEKRRREKRKIFSFQILLLVGLLLFWEITTHFRILDPLIFSSPRAVGSLFITKITDGTLFPHIAITLFETVVGFILGTLLGTLLAISLWSSKTFANVMDPYLVVLNAMPKVAIGPMILVVFGPNMLAVLVMGVLISVIISTIVIFSAFQQVNENYIKVMQLFRASKYETFRHVILPASTPTIISTLKVNVGLSWVGVIVGEFLVSSSGLGYLIISGFQVFNFTLVFLALLIIIVLATIMYKGVELIERKVLEKQ
- a CDS encoding ABC transporter substrate-binding protein produces the protein MKWLRTALFVGLLLLLVGCGQKDLQEVKVGEVTRSIFYAPLYAAIEEGFFEDEGLSIQLSTIPGGDKTMTALLSDGIDIALIGAETSVYVSGQNPNDKVINFAQLTQTDGTFLVARDQNVDFSWDGLKGSTFLGQRVGGMPQMAGEFVLKKQGIDPQNDLTLIQNIDFANIANAFASGTGDYVQLFEPTASIFELQGIGKIVASFGEELGAIPYTVFMAKESTFSEKEMMDSFTKALYKAQKWVYEASSADVAKAIAPYFEDTDQKIIEQVVTRYRDQESFAKDPIIDEEEFQNLLDVMTEAGVLEFEPAYKDLVNRSFADAVVK